One window from the genome of Cyclobacterium amurskyense encodes:
- a CDS encoding IS4 family transposase, whose amino-acid sequence MFTWLNEQQCSFYYNKASHIRKWKGFRLIGIDGSTLQLPYSKELAKGFGHFETRTENGRKVVLARVSQAYDVLNQISIDAKIKHYRTSELALCESHLPCLGPGDLLIMDRAYAAFWLMSSLVQQQKSFVIRVKANRWKHAKAFLASTQKQQIIEVSPSKEALNRCRERNISTEALKLRLVRVPIASGEDHILITNLVDHKKYPVKEIRELYRKRWPVEESFKLLKTRAELENLSGKTARAVLQDFNRIILRANLSNILSKTLTKKGIDYCNKKRKNTYQINRTQAYRKTKSIIDQLKQGMDKIIGKISDYAFKLLLQLEIIRPNRSVPRIKRYTARPSNFITYKP is encoded by the coding sequence GTGTTTACATGGCTCAATGAACAACAATGTTCTTTTTATTATAATAAAGCCAGCCATATCCGTAAATGGAAAGGTTTTCGGCTTATAGGTATCGACGGCAGTACTTTGCAGCTTCCTTACAGCAAAGAATTGGCAAAAGGTTTTGGCCATTTCGAAACCCGGACTGAAAACGGGAGAAAAGTAGTGTTAGCCCGTGTTTCCCAAGCCTACGATGTACTCAACCAAATCAGTATAGATGCCAAGATCAAACATTACAGGACAAGTGAACTTGCTCTGTGTGAAAGTCATCTTCCCTGTCTAGGGCCGGGCGACCTGCTTATAATGGATAGGGCTTATGCGGCCTTTTGGCTCATGTCCTCATTGGTTCAGCAACAGAAATCCTTTGTCATCAGGGTAAAGGCAAACAGATGGAAACATGCAAAGGCATTTTTAGCATCTACCCAAAAACAGCAGATCATAGAGGTGTCCCCTTCCAAAGAGGCCTTAAACAGGTGTAGGGAAAGGAATATTTCTACTGAGGCACTCAAGTTAAGGCTCGTACGGGTACCGATTGCATCAGGAGAAGACCATATATTGATAACCAACCTAGTTGACCATAAGAAGTACCCTGTCAAGGAAATACGTGAGCTCTACAGGAAAAGATGGCCTGTTGAAGAGTCTTTCAAGCTACTCAAAACTAGGGCGGAACTTGAAAACCTGAGCGGAAAGACGGCCAGGGCCGTTCTCCAGGATTTTAATAGAATCATTCTCAGGGCCAACTTGAGCAACATTCTCAGTAAAACACTTACCAAAAAAGGGATTGACTACTGTAATAAAAAACGGAAAAACACTTATCAGATCAACAGAACCCAGGCGTATCGTAAAACCAAATCTATAATTGATCAACTCAAACAAGGAATGGACAAAATCATTGGAAAAATATCTGATTATGCTTTCAAACTGTTGCTTCAACTTGAAATAATACGGCCCAACAGGTCAGTTCCTAGAATAAAAAGGTATACTGCCAGACCCAGTAATTTTATAACTTATAAACCTTAA
- a CDS encoding NAD-dependent epimerase/dehydratase family protein, producing MKVIIIGGTGHIGTYLVPRLIKAGHTVVCVSRQQAEPYVNDETWTSVEYVTIDRTKAEENGDFSSRILALKGDVVIDLICFTTESARNLAEALNGKIQHFLHCGSMWVHGYSEQIPTTENQKRNPFGEYGIDKAKIEAYLLAFHKESGFPVTILHPGHITGPGWLPINPAGHLDPEIFIRLAKGEEIVLPNFGMETVHHVHADDVAQAFIKAIENKKNSIGESFHVVSEQALTLRGFAEGVASVFGREAKLKFLPWEEWGKVNNPRNKELTWDHIAHSPCGSIAKAKQLLNYQPKYSSLEAVQEAIEHYFDKLGIQVGPNQEGKYSS from the coding sequence ATGAAAGTAATAATAATTGGTGGTACAGGTCACATTGGTACCTATTTGGTTCCTCGTCTTATAAAAGCTGGCCATACTGTGGTCTGTGTAAGTCGTCAGCAGGCTGAGCCTTATGTTAATGACGAAACCTGGACATCAGTTGAATATGTTACGATTGATCGAACAAAAGCTGAAGAAAATGGCGATTTTTCCTCTCGAATATTAGCCTTGAAAGGAGATGTTGTTATTGATTTAATTTGCTTTACAACAGAGAGCGCACGTAATCTTGCAGAGGCGCTAAATGGCAAGATTCAGCATTTCCTACATTGTGGGAGTATGTGGGTGCATGGTTACAGTGAACAAATACCAACCACAGAAAATCAAAAGCGCAATCCTTTTGGTGAATATGGAATTGATAAAGCAAAGATCGAGGCATACTTGCTTGCCTTTCATAAAGAGTCAGGATTTCCAGTTACAATTCTGCATCCTGGTCATATTACCGGGCCGGGTTGGTTGCCTATTAATCCTGCGGGGCATCTTGATCCTGAGATTTTTATACGCTTGGCTAAAGGTGAGGAAATCGTATTGCCCAATTTCGGTATGGAAACAGTTCATCATGTTCATGCCGATGATGTTGCTCAAGCATTTATCAAGGCCATTGAAAACAAAAAGAATTCCATAGGTGAAAGTTTTCATGTTGTTTCAGAGCAAGCTCTTACCTTGCGAGGTTTTGCAGAGGGGGTGGCAAGTGTATTTGGGCGTGAGGCAAAATTGAAATTCTTACCCTGGGAGGAATGGGGAAAAGTCAATAATCCAAGGAATAAGGAATTGACTTGGGATCATATTGCCCATAGTCCCTGCGGAAGCATTGCAAAGGCCAAGCAATTGTTGAACTACCAACCGAAATACAGTTCTCTGGAAGCGGTTCAGGAAGCCATTGAGCACTATTTTGATAAATTAGGTATACAAGTAGGCCCTAATCAGGAAGGGAAATATAGTAGTTAA
- a CDS encoding SusD/RagB family nutrient-binding outer membrane lipoprotein has protein sequence MKKIIIIILSIAFIPILNSCSDFDKLSESPNDVNEVDPNFLLTTSTYNFANTYSEFGYWGSRIPSLLQYYQVGDGYKSEELNALYWTPGQSSPWASIYSNLVDIQAMSDLSVEQGNVFTEAVALVYQAGLIDLVSKIYGDVPFSETNQLEEGVVFPKYDQQKEIYETLLVNLKKAKNMIEGIPGSQVPVLDGYDLLYDGDKDKWVKFVNSLRIRMCLLLNNKRNELSIDLDAEFQDAAQNVFTSSDDNAVLDYLGNSAATSFRGGQFRSSELTYARRMGLGFLNSLRDQNDPRLYRWLRPVEKKWDKDVESATTIQYTDPLGQTFPVEVLPYPSGYDDLDTSLYVGLPVGSQASWTAYNAGPQATSVEPKTTPFNSRLSEIYFENANPYIGMDIITYSEVEFILAEAAEIGAFGVSDAEGHYKKAIQASMDEWGIFGDYVGGFDFNEFYSQENIDLSQATNKHERIMTQKYISMFFRPEPWFDWRRTGYPNLIPPYDGAQPAIPIRYHYDSPTPPDPQYVDKYNEAVERLEKSEFVQVPSNDDTRSRMWLLQGTNLPY, from the coding sequence ATGAAGAAAATTATAATAATAATATTATCCATTGCATTCATTCCGATTTTAAACTCATGTAGTGATTTTGATAAATTGAGTGAAAGTCCCAATGATGTAAACGAAGTTGATCCAAATTTTCTATTAACTACAAGTACCTATAATTTTGCAAACACCTATAGTGAATTTGGTTATTGGGGTTCAAGGATTCCTTCCTTATTACAGTACTACCAAGTGGGTGATGGGTATAAATCAGAGGAACTAAACGCGCTTTATTGGACACCGGGACAAAGTAGTCCTTGGGCTTCTATTTACTCTAATCTAGTAGATATCCAGGCCATGTCTGACCTTAGTGTTGAGCAAGGAAACGTTTTTACTGAGGCTGTAGCTTTGGTATATCAAGCTGGACTTATCGATTTAGTTTCTAAGATATATGGTGATGTTCCCTTTTCAGAAACCAATCAACTAGAAGAAGGAGTTGTTTTCCCAAAATATGATCAGCAGAAAGAGATTTATGAAACCCTGTTGGTCAATTTGAAAAAAGCAAAAAACATGATTGAAGGGATTCCAGGGTCTCAAGTTCCTGTTTTAGATGGGTATGACTTGTTGTACGATGGAGATAAAGACAAATGGGTAAAGTTTGTTAATTCTCTTAGAATCAGGATGTGCTTATTGTTAAACAACAAAAGAAATGAATTAAGCATTGATTTAGATGCTGAGTTCCAAGATGCTGCTCAAAATGTTTTCACAAGTAGTGATGACAATGCTGTGCTAGATTATCTGGGAAATTCTGCAGCTACTTCTTTTCGAGGGGGACAATTTAGGTCTTCAGAACTGACTTATGCCAGGAGAATGGGCTTAGGTTTTCTTAATTCATTAAGAGATCAAAATGACCCTAGATTGTATAGGTGGTTACGTCCTGTTGAAAAGAAATGGGACAAAGATGTTGAATCAGCAACGACGATCCAATATACAGATCCACTAGGACAGACTTTCCCTGTTGAAGTATTGCCATACCCTAGTGGTTATGATGATCTGGACACAAGTCTTTACGTTGGTTTACCCGTTGGTAGCCAAGCTTCATGGACAGCCTATAATGCAGGACCTCAAGCTACTTCTGTTGAACCTAAGACAACCCCGTTTAATAGTCGCCTTAGTGAGATTTATTTCGAAAATGCAAATCCATATATAGGCATGGATATTATCACCTATTCTGAAGTTGAATTTATATTGGCAGAAGCTGCAGAAATTGGGGCTTTTGGTGTCAGTGATGCAGAAGGTCATTATAAGAAAGCCATTCAAGCTTCTATGGATGAATGGGGAATATTTGGCGATTATGTAGGAGGATTTGATTTTAATGAATTTTACAGTCAGGAAAATATTGACTTGAGTCAGGCAACAAATAAGCATGAGCGCATTATGACTCAAAAATACATATCCATGTTTTTCAGACCTGAGCCATGGTTTGACTGGCGTAGAACAGGCTATCCGAATCTTATACCTCCATATGATGGTGCTCAGCCCGCTATTCCTATTAGGTATCATTATGATTCACCTACACCTCCTGATCCTCAGTATGTTGACAAATACAATGAAGCTGTTGAGAGACTGGAGAAATCCGAATTTGTTCAGGTGCCATCAAATGATGATACTCGCTCACGTATGTGGTTACTACAAGGAACCAATTTACCTTATTAA
- a CDS encoding type II toxin-antitoxin system RelE/ParE family toxin: MSRKVFLSKTAEKKLDKLFEYLITEWSVKVKTDFVEKLDSSIEIIKNQPEIFPESKKGEGLRKCVITKQTILYYRYNSKRINIVTLFDTRQNPKKLDKEI; this comes from the coding sequence TTGAGCAGAAAAGTTTTTCTTTCAAAAACAGCCGAAAAGAAATTAGATAAACTTTTTGAGTATTTAATTACGGAATGGTCTGTTAAGGTTAAAACGGACTTCGTTGAAAAATTAGATTCATCAATAGAAATAATTAAAAACCAACCTGAAATATTTCCGGAATCTAAAAAAGGAGAAGGTTTAAGAAAATGTGTTATCACAAAACAAACGATTTTATACTATCGCTATAATTCCAAGCGAATCAATATTGTTACGTTATTTGACACAAGACAAAACCCCAAAAAATTAGACAAAGAGATATGA
- a CDS encoding SusC/RagA family TonB-linked outer membrane protein — protein sequence MKKKQISGDLEDLPRKTIRTIQLSLFLLVLNAAMLFSTVTYSQNTNSQKTITGVVTDADGSPLIGVAVLVKGSTSGTVTNLDGDFSITVPSNTESLQFSYIGYQPQEVAIGSQSILNITMVDAAVGLNEVVVTALGISREKESLGYSVGTVGGDELNRTPQASVLSSMQGKIAGVQISQTYGVKGSSMNMVIRGASSLNSDNQPLFVIDGVPVYNTTDNLFNQTDLGNAISDINPEDIESMSVLKGPSAAALYGSRAANGVVLITTKSGSGKEKGLGVDFNSSFIVDNPYQYLPVQNEFASGQEGAFVFENDAYEFWGPKLDNGFIAQQRNQDSPSELVSHQNNINRQQDFYQNGWTQVNNVGVSGNYDKANFRVSLGNYLNKGIMPNVDLKKNNISINGTMNLTDNLEVTVMTSLNESSSGNRPNTYRSFLTPTRAILTVGPQVDMSLYSNPDTWWMPNQEGIVQTRWKERWNNPYLMQELATTSFDRVQAMTKIQVGWEFAKDLRFTARYLRSQLNQRAVNQRPWDTVDSKKGNFDIQNSGYREQNWEGLFSYNKTFGDFDLQANAGGNLRYNYQENIHNSTTNLVIPGLYTISNGGPGSVLYTNFLSKKKVNSLFGQTSIGYKNTVYLDLTARNDWSSTLPKENRSYFYPSASLSVLVNEMFDMPEWISLAKVRAGYAQVGNDVDPYQLQRYYNFGADWGDTKRASIDKVAKNAQLKPEIATSKEVGVDLSLFNNRLTLDATYYTMDNKNQVLGISTPITSGANSKLINAGLVRSNGWDITLGTSIIRQKDLSFDLGLNFTRNRTTIVELADGVEYFGYSQGYAYFYTYPGDQVGDIYQAPYFKVEDPNSEYYGHAIIYSNGKPERDQNPENFEKIGNYNPDFILGINPNVQYKNFSLSAVIDWRSGGEFYSETLRQGKNDGRFPEYINGSVDYDPNVDIVQQIKDNPEKYSHEWVGGRDSEYGGFVWQDETQREARSYINADGEKVYVNDASFDVGVREDGQGGYIENFGGPGTIWLSPYNAQKGADRYLASANLYSATYVKLREVSITYRFPKAIVNKFNLQNMSLSLLGQNLFMWTKHNVFIDPETAYTARGSRNEPGYEFYSVIPRTRSFGMKLNVGF from the coding sequence ATGAAAAAAAAACAAATTAGTGGAGATCTTGAGGATCTTCCCCGTAAAACAATACGGACCATACAGTTAAGTCTGTTTTTGTTAGTATTGAACGCTGCGATGTTGTTTAGTACTGTTACCTATTCGCAGAATACCAACTCACAAAAAACAATCACTGGAGTAGTTACAGATGCAGATGGATCACCATTGATAGGAGTAGCAGTATTAGTTAAAGGGTCAACCAGCGGTACCGTAACCAATCTAGATGGTGATTTTTCAATTACTGTCCCTTCGAATACTGAATCTTTGCAGTTTTCGTATATAGGCTATCAACCACAGGAAGTGGCCATTGGCAGTCAGTCAATTTTAAACATCACAATGGTTGATGCTGCAGTTGGGCTAAATGAAGTAGTGGTTACTGCTCTTGGTATTTCCAGAGAAAAAGAATCTCTGGGGTATTCCGTTGGAACTGTTGGTGGGGATGAATTAAATAGAACTCCACAGGCTAGTGTACTTAGCTCAATGCAAGGAAAAATAGCCGGTGTACAGATTTCTCAAACCTACGGAGTTAAAGGTTCTTCCATGAACATGGTGATTAGAGGAGCATCTTCTTTAAACTCAGACAACCAACCTTTGTTCGTAATTGATGGTGTACCCGTTTACAACACTACGGATAACCTATTTAATCAGACTGACCTTGGTAATGCTATTTCAGACATTAACCCAGAAGATATAGAATCAATGTCAGTATTAAAAGGACCTAGTGCTGCGGCGCTTTATGGTTCACGTGCTGCGAATGGTGTAGTACTTATCACGACCAAATCAGGTTCTGGTAAAGAAAAAGGCTTAGGGGTGGATTTCAATTCATCATTTATTGTTGACAATCCCTACCAATACCTTCCTGTTCAAAATGAGTTTGCTTCAGGGCAAGAAGGTGCCTTTGTATTTGAAAACGATGCATACGAATTTTGGGGACCAAAGTTAGACAATGGCTTTATCGCCCAACAAAGAAACCAGGATAGTCCAAGTGAATTGGTTTCTCATCAAAACAATATTAATCGTCAGCAAGATTTTTATCAAAACGGATGGACGCAGGTAAACAATGTAGGAGTTAGTGGTAACTATGATAAAGCCAATTTCCGCGTTTCTTTGGGTAACTACCTTAACAAAGGTATTATGCCGAATGTAGATTTGAAAAAGAACAATATAAGCATCAATGGAACGATGAACTTGACTGATAATTTGGAGGTGACAGTAATGACCTCATTGAATGAGTCAAGTTCAGGAAATAGACCTAATACATATAGAAGTTTTCTAACCCCAACAAGAGCCATTTTGACTGTTGGGCCTCAAGTTGACATGTCCCTTTATAGTAATCCTGACACCTGGTGGATGCCTAACCAAGAAGGTATTGTTCAAACTCGCTGGAAAGAAAGGTGGAACAATCCTTATCTGATGCAAGAATTGGCCACAACTAGTTTTGATAGAGTACAGGCTATGACTAAGATACAAGTAGGCTGGGAATTTGCTAAAGACCTGCGCTTTACAGCAAGATACTTACGTAGTCAATTGAACCAAAGAGCAGTCAATCAAAGGCCATGGGATACAGTTGATTCAAAGAAAGGTAATTTTGATATTCAAAATTCCGGTTATAGGGAACAAAACTGGGAAGGACTTTTCTCCTATAACAAAACTTTTGGAGATTTTGACTTACAAGCCAATGCTGGGGGAAACCTAAGATACAATTACCAGGAGAACATTCATAACTCTACCACTAATCTGGTTATTCCTGGCTTGTATACCATTAGTAATGGAGGTCCAGGTTCGGTACTTTATACCAACTTCTTGAGTAAAAAGAAAGTGAACAGCCTTTTTGGCCAAACCTCTATAGGCTATAAAAACACGGTATATCTTGACTTGACAGCTAGGAATGATTGGTCTAGTACATTACCAAAAGAAAACCGCTCATATTTTTACCCTTCTGCATCTTTAAGTGTGCTGGTAAATGAAATGTTTGACATGCCGGAATGGATTAGCCTCGCTAAGGTTCGGGCAGGTTATGCTCAGGTAGGTAATGATGTAGACCCATATCAGCTTCAGAGATATTATAATTTTGGTGCAGATTGGGGAGATACCAAACGAGCAAGTATTGACAAGGTGGCTAAAAATGCCCAACTAAAACCTGAAATAGCTACTTCCAAAGAAGTTGGTGTTGACTTGTCTTTGTTTAATAACAGATTGACCCTAGATGCCACCTATTATACCATGGATAATAAAAACCAGGTACTTGGCATTAGCACCCCAATTACTTCAGGAGCAAACAGCAAACTGATCAATGCTGGTTTGGTAAGAAGTAATGGCTGGGACATCACGCTAGGTACCTCTATTATTAGGCAAAAGGATTTGTCATTTGATCTAGGATTAAATTTCACTAGAAATAGAACTACTATTGTAGAACTAGCCGATGGAGTTGAATACTTTGGCTATAGCCAAGGGTATGCTTATTTCTATACCTATCCAGGAGATCAGGTAGGAGATATTTATCAAGCTCCTTATTTTAAAGTGGAAGATCCAAATTCTGAGTACTATGGTCATGCCATTATCTATAGTAATGGTAAGCCTGAAAGAGATCAAAATCCTGAGAATTTTGAAAAAATTGGTAACTACAACCCTGATTTCATATTGGGTATAAACCCTAACGTGCAATATAAAAACTTCAGCCTCTCTGCAGTTATAGACTGGAGATCAGGTGGAGAATTCTACTCAGAGACTTTGAGACAAGGAAAGAATGATGGCAGGTTTCCGGAATATATTAACGGAAGCGTGGATTATGACCCCAATGTAGACATCGTACAGCAAATCAAAGATAACCCTGAGAAATATTCTCATGAATGGGTTGGAGGACGTGATTCTGAATATGGTGGTTTTGTATGGCAAGACGAGACACAACGAGAAGCCAGAAGCTATATAAATGCCGATGGGGAAAAAGTATACGTTAATGATGCCAGTTTTGATGTAGGCGTTAGAGAGGATGGCCAAGGTGGTTATATAGAGAATTTTGGAGGCCCAGGTACAATATGGCTTAGTCCGTATAACGCGCAAAAGGGAGCTGATAGATACTTGGCTTCAGCTAACCTATACAGTGCAACTTATGTGAAGCTAAGAGAGGTCTCAATTACCTATAGGTTCCCTAAGGCTATAGTAAATAAATTTAACCTTCAAAATATGTCTTTATCGTTGCTAGGTCAAAATTTGTTTATGTGGACAAAACACAATGTATTCATCGATCCTGAAACTGCTTATACCGCAAGAGGAAGTAGGAATGAACCAGGGTATGAGTTTTACTCTGTGATTCCACGTACCCGTAGTTTCGGTATGAAATTAAATGTTGGGTTTTAA
- a CDS encoding LruC domain-containing protein: MRKSINNLFKFSFVLLLLAGCNLFSPEKITKIDEEDQVLSIPSGFDFSTYQDVTINISDNATYAKYDVYAYSDELYDAGTETYENEFGETVTETIYKSDVLEKLIFSGVPSNGVLKQTINLPNFYNKVYIRRNKHLSFSSSIEDIIDQEVNYTFSESGANERSLAGQTVTDYLYSVNGEGQLFQIDPLTGELTDLSNMPMGSFTCAIDQESKMLYSIGRSKPYPLMKYSIVEDSWETVANLGIGGPRLGYNPNDGLLYFSNNGAKLYTFDPSTGERVSVKDILGLHNTTGGDLDFAEDGTLFLCTFSGLYRLDLNDDGDYQSTRISADNLPFTPTSMTFDSNQELWLAEASANADLIVMDTETGGWEYKYGSRANNNTAFGRKINDLTTFRVYSDNVDETDSDGDGILDQDDAFPDDAEAAFESFTPSKYGKGTIAFEDLWPSTGDYDFNDAVLSYQAIAVLNADNLAVRLDFVCNIKANGAGYTNGIGFEIEGLDPSQIESVSGPVLTHGFINVSSNGTEAGQDNAVIILADDVDNILNETTISIRFVDPISTSDLGVAPFNPFIIVNKQREKEIHLPYRHITSLGDQSVAFTGDNKDTDGNFISENGFPWAISIIHDFKVPKEKVDITSAYNFFSSWAESGGSNNVDWYKDNPGNRNDDLLE, encoded by the coding sequence ATGAGAAAATCAATAAATAATCTATTTAAATTCAGTTTTGTCCTACTGTTGTTGGCAGGCTGTAATCTGTTTTCCCCTGAAAAAATTACTAAAATTGATGAAGAGGATCAAGTTTTATCAATTCCTTCAGGATTTGACTTTAGCACCTATCAAGATGTAACGATCAATATTTCTGATAATGCGACTTATGCAAAATACGATGTGTATGCTTATTCAGATGAATTGTATGATGCAGGTACAGAGACCTATGAGAATGAGTTTGGGGAGACTGTTACCGAAACCATTTACAAGTCTGATGTTTTAGAAAAATTGATTTTCAGCGGTGTTCCTAGTAATGGGGTACTAAAGCAAACTATTAATCTACCTAATTTCTATAACAAGGTTTATATAAGAAGAAACAAGCATTTAAGCTTTTCGTCTTCCATAGAAGACATTATCGACCAAGAAGTGAATTATACTTTTTCAGAAAGCGGTGCCAATGAAAGGTCGTTAGCAGGGCAAACTGTGACCGATTATTTATACAGTGTTAATGGAGAAGGACAGTTGTTTCAAATTGATCCATTGACAGGTGAACTTACTGATTTGTCAAATATGCCTATGGGTAGTTTTACCTGTGCCATTGACCAGGAAAGTAAGATGCTCTATTCTATTGGAAGGTCCAAGCCTTATCCCTTAATGAAATATTCTATCGTCGAAGATTCTTGGGAAACAGTCGCGAATCTGGGGATTGGCGGACCTAGGTTAGGTTATAATCCGAATGATGGTTTATTGTATTTTTCCAATAATGGCGCAAAGCTATACACTTTTGATCCTTCCACAGGAGAAAGAGTAAGTGTCAAAGATATTTTAGGACTTCACAATACAACAGGTGGTGATTTGGATTTTGCTGAAGATGGCACACTTTTCCTATGTACTTTCTCAGGCCTTTATAGGTTAGATCTAAACGATGATGGTGATTATCAAAGTACAAGAATAAGCGCTGACAACTTGCCATTTACACCAACCTCCATGACATTTGATTCCAATCAGGAGTTATGGTTAGCAGAAGCATCGGCCAATGCGGATTTGATAGTAATGGATACAGAGACGGGTGGTTGGGAGTATAAATATGGTTCAAGGGCCAATAACAATACTGCTTTTGGAAGAAAGATAAATGACTTGACTACTTTTAGGGTGTATTCAGATAATGTTGATGAAACCGATTCTGATGGTGATGGAATATTGGATCAGGATGATGCGTTTCCAGATGATGCAGAAGCCGCTTTTGAGTCTTTTACACCTAGTAAATACGGAAAAGGAACAATCGCTTTTGAGGATTTATGGCCATCAACGGGCGATTATGACTTTAACGATGCTGTTTTAAGTTACCAGGCCATCGCTGTTTTAAACGCCGACAATTTAGCTGTTCGTTTAGACTTTGTTTGTAATATAAAAGCCAATGGAGCAGGGTATACCAATGGAATTGGATTTGAAATCGAAGGACTGGATCCTTCTCAAATCGAAAGTGTATCTGGTCCTGTATTAACCCATGGTTTTATAAATGTAAGTTCAAATGGTACAGAAGCAGGGCAGGACAATGCGGTTATTATTTTAGCAGATGATGTTGATAATATATTAAATGAAACTACGATCTCTATTCGATTTGTAGATCCAATAAGTACCAGCGATTTGGGGGTTGCACCTTTTAATCCGTTTATTATTGTAAATAAACAGAGAGAAAAAGAGATTCATTTGCCATATAGACATATAACAAGCTTAGGTGACCAAAGCGTTGCCTTCACAGGGGATAATAAAGATACTGATGGTAATTTTATTTCGGAAAATGGATTTCCTTGGGCTATAAGTATTATTCACGATTTTAAAGTACCAAAAGAAAAAGTTGATATCACTTCGGCTTATAACTTTTTTAGTTCTTGGGCAGAATCTGGAGGATCGAATAATGTAGATTGGTATAAAGACAATCCAGGGAATAGAAATGATGATTTATTGGAATAA